The following DNA comes from Mucilaginibacter jinjuensis.
GGTAAAAAATCATTAACCGAGATTCAGGACCTGGTTAAATCAAAAGGTTTATCTTTTGGTATGAACCTGGCAAAATACAAACTGGACGAAGAGTAATCTTTGTTTAGATATTAGATTTGAGATGTGAGTATTGAGATATTCACATCTCGAATTTTTTAAAAGCAATTAACAAACGAGTAAAAGGATCTGCGCTGAGGGAGTTAATCTCAAATCTCAAATCTAATATCTCAAATCTAACAATAAGCGAGGGCATAATTCCGCGGGCTTGACTAATAGCCGCCCAACGGTATGCACGTGCACAAGTAAATAACAAAATGAGACACGGTAAAAAACACAACCACTTAGGCCGTACAGATAGCCACAGAAAGGCTATGCTGGCAAATATGGCTTCATCGCTTATCCAGCACAAGCGTATCACTACTACTTTAGCAAAAGCAAAAGCTTTACGCGTTTATGTAGAGCCTATCTTAACTAAAGCTAAAAGTGATAACACACACTCACGCCGTACAGTATTTAGCTACCTGCAAAGCAAAGATGCAGTTACTGAACTGTTCCGCGACATCGCTGTTAAAATTGCTGACAGACCAGGTGGCTACACTCGTATCATCAAAATGGAAAACCGTTTAGGTGACAACGCAGAAATGGCACTGATTGAATTAGTAGATTACAACACCGTTTACGGTGCAGAAACTGCTGCTCCTGCTAAGAAAGCTACCCGCCGTCGTGGTGGTGCTGGTACTGGCAAAGCAAAAGCTGCTACTGCTGAAGTAACCCCGGCTGACGAGGCTGTTGTTGCTGAAACTGTTGCACCAGCTGTAGAAGAAGCTCCGGCTACTCCTGCTGCTGAAGAAGCTTCTGCAAAAGAAGACGAAGCAGAAAAAGGCGAGTAATTTTAATTACTAACGATATTGAAAAGCCTTACTCATTTGAGTAAGGCTTTTTTGCGTTTAAAATGTCGTAATCACCCCTTTTTATTGTCCTTTATCGCCCTTTGGTAAGCCCAAGCCAATAGCTATTTTTAGGCATGATAAACTTTGCCGAAAAACAAGAGAGAGAAGACTTCATCAAACGCATCCAAAAACTCGACGAACATAGTACTCCGTCATGGGGCAAAATGTCGGTATACCAAATGTTAAGGCATTGTGCCATGTGGGAAGAAATGGCTCTAGGTAGGCAGATCTATAAACAAGCGTTTATGGGTAAGCTCTTCGGTAAAATTGCACTAAAATCGATGCTGAAAGATGAGCCTGTAAAACGAAATTTACCATCGGTACCATCGTTCATCATAACCAGCGACGGGAGCGTGTCATTGGAGAAAGAAAACCTGATTACATTGATGGAAGAACATGCCCAATCACCCGTTAATTTCATTCATCCCTTCTTCGGTAAGATGACTGCGGAACAAGGTCTATTGTTAGCTTCTAAGCATTTAGATCATCATTTAAAACAGTTTGGGGTATAAACCATTTCTCTTTCTTGTTTAGGTGGTTTTTATTAGCTTTATAAAAAGCCTGTAACTAAATGACTGCCGAACAACTGCTTAATACCATTATCTGCGTTAGCTTCTTTTTATTCGCGTTCATAGCCATTGTTAACCCTAATAAGGTAAACATAATGGCTAATAGATGGTTGGGCATATTCTTTTTAAATGTGGGATTGAAAATTGCAGCAGCGGTAGTCGATGGAGATCATGCTGCACATCAGTTTGATTGGTTGCTGCGTTTTGTTGATCTTTCTCATTGCGCCACTCCTGCCTTATTTTATTTGAGCGTGGTACAATTTGCAACGCCCGGCAAGTTTAATAGGAAGTACTATCTGAGTTTTGTGCCGGGCGCTATTGTGTTTCTCCTTATCCTGCCGTTTAATTTGTTGCCTGCATTTAAGGGCTATCCTTTTCCGAAGCTTGTACTCAACACCATCATATATACCATATTTCTTACCTCTAACCTGCAAATGTGGGTACTTTGGGCGCTTGCCTGGTATAAGCTTTACAAGCACCAAAAGAATATTCAGTTGGTGGCTTCTAATACTACGCCGGTTGATTTACGCTGGCTAAACTACCTGCTGTATATTATCGGCATTATGATGCTCATCTTCGTTGCTAACAATCTTTTGATGATACATTCGCAATCATTATACCGGCAAATTATTTACCTGTTTTGTAGTTTAGTTATCTGTTACTATTTGATTGCACAGAAAGAGATATTCCCTTATCAGCCAGCAGCAATTGCAGAGGTTAGCCAGGTGATTGAAGAGTTTCAACATCAGCCTAAACAAATAAAACCGCGCATGGATGATAAGCTATCCCATCGGCTTAAATTACGTCTCGAGCACTTGATGGTACATGACAAGCTATACCTCGACAGTGAATTAAATCTGCCGCAATTGGCACAAAGTATGGAAGTCTCGGTTCACGATTTGTCGTATTTACTCAATGACAGCGTCGGTATGAATTTCTTCCAGTTTATTAATGCCTATAGGGTAAAAGAGGCCAAGCTGTTGATGCTGTCTGATCAGCATAAGCATCTCAATATTTTAGGTATTGCCTATAGTGCAGGTTTCAGCTCTAAAACTACTTTTAACACCGCCTTTAAAAAGCAAACCGGTTTATCGCCAAGCCAATTTATGAAACAAGGAGAAATAGCCGCCAATGTTTCTTATCAGGCTTGGTAAATAGATGGCTAATGTGTTCGGTTGGATAAAGCCGAACGATAAGGACAGTATACCTCCCTAATATTGTGTTAAAAAAATAACACAATTATGAAACGTACACCTTTCTCTCAACTCGCCTGGGCTTGTGCTATAGCAGCTGTAATAGGCGTTTTTGTGCTCCTGCGCATTACTAATGTTATGATGCAATTTGGCCGTGCCCCCAAACTGGAATGGGTTATCGGATTAGCCATCTGGTTAATAATGCTGATATGCTGTATAATTTGGCAACGTAAAGCATCGCGCGGCGAACTTGATGTTACTTTATATACCGGTTTCTGGCAAAATGCAGTGAGGTATTTTATCGCGCTGGATTTAATTATGTTCGGGATAGAGAAACTTTGCCATTTGCAATTTAACATACCACTGGGCGAGTTGGATAACCCCTTTAGCAGTATCCCCAGGCAGGATTTAATGTGGGCCTTTTATGGCCATTTTCGTTTACTGGTTGATATTGTTGCAGTTATGCAGATTGCCGGCTCTGTATTACTTCTTTTTCGTAGAACCAGACTGCTTGGAGCCATTACATTACTGCCTCTGCTCTTGAATATCCTTTTACTCGATTACTTTTACCTCGATATTATTATTCAGATCTATATCACCTGCGAAACCCTGGCTGTGGTATATTTAATATTGTTGAAATATGATCGCTTATCAGAGTTTTTCTTCCATACCCAAAGCCCACTGCCCGGGTTTTATTTTCGCAATAGCTGGGTAAAGAATACTGTTCGTTTTTCTACAGTTATTATTCCGATAGTATTATTGGCTAATTTCAAATTTCCCAAAAACTACAAGGAGATAACCGGAAAGTATTTGGTTAAAAATTGGAGTTTAAATAATGCGGTTAAAAGTAATAATGCTTGCGCCGATAGTGTGCTTACTAAAGTCTTTATTGACAGGGGCGATTTTGTATTAGAATATAATAGCTACTTACGCCGCTACATCGGTGGATATAAATACAACCCGCAAACAAGGGAAATTACGGCTATATGGCGCTATCCTTTTAATAATCACGATACCTTGTTTGCAAAGATGCTACCCGGCAACGCTCCTGATAAAAGAGTGCTAATTGGCCGAATGGGGAAAGAGAACTTTAGGATTGATTTATTGAAAGTGTCGCCGGTGAATTGATCTTAATGCTATTTAATTCATCCAGATTGTTCAAAACTTAATATTGTATTCCATCATGATACAAATATGGCGCACCATTTTTGTGTAAGATAGGGTGTAACTGGAGTAAA
Coding sequences within:
- the rplQ gene encoding 50S ribosomal protein L17, giving the protein MRHGKKHNHLGRTDSHRKAMLANMASSLIQHKRITTTLAKAKALRVYVEPILTKAKSDNTHSRRTVFSYLQSKDAVTELFRDIAVKIADRPGGYTRIIKMENRLGDNAEMALIELVDYNTVYGAETAAPAKKATRRRGGAGTGKAKAATAEVTPADEAVVAETVAPAVEEAPATPAAEEASAKEDEAEKGE
- a CDS encoding DinB family protein, with translation MINFAEKQEREDFIKRIQKLDEHSTPSWGKMSVYQMLRHCAMWEEMALGRQIYKQAFMGKLFGKIALKSMLKDEPVKRNLPSVPSFIITSDGSVSLEKENLITLMEEHAQSPVNFIHPFFGKMTAEQGLLLASKHLDHHLKQFGV
- a CDS encoding helix-turn-helix domain-containing protein, translated to MTAEQLLNTIICVSFFLFAFIAIVNPNKVNIMANRWLGIFFLNVGLKIAAAVVDGDHAAHQFDWLLRFVDLSHCATPALFYLSVVQFATPGKFNRKYYLSFVPGAIVFLLILPFNLLPAFKGYPFPKLVLNTIIYTIFLTSNLQMWVLWALAWYKLYKHQKNIQLVASNTTPVDLRWLNYLLYIIGIMMLIFVANNLLMIHSQSLYRQIIYLFCSLVICYYLIAQKEIFPYQPAAIAEVSQVIEEFQHQPKQIKPRMDDKLSHRLKLRLEHLMVHDKLYLDSELNLPQLAQSMEVSVHDLSYLLNDSVGMNFFQFINAYRVKEAKLLMLSDQHKHLNILGIAYSAGFSSKTTFNTAFKKQTGLSPSQFMKQGEIAANVSYQAW